The window TTATTAGGTGAAAATCAGCCCGAAAGTAATACTATAAAAGAGGGTTTCATGAAGATTTGAAGACATCGATTCTTGAGGGTTTGGAGACAAAGTATTACTGCATTTTCTACCATCAAGAGACAATCCAAAGCGACAAAAAAGCACCAAAGCAAACTTTTTATTGTAAagttattttcaattttatttgtatttgcgTTCTTCTTTCTTGTGGTATTGTTGTGAAAACAAGTTATAAGTGACTTCTATGCCTCCAGAAGGTTTTCGAGAAGGAGAATGTTAGTGGTGGTAGTCGTTAGGGCTAGGCCTTGGACATAGTTGCCTTGTAAGAcaatgaaccaagtaaaatcaagcaTGTTAGCATTGTGTTTTGTTTTGTTAGCTTCGCTTCAAGTTGTCCGCTGCATAATATTATCAAAGCAATTGAAACTATTCATCCCTCTCCCCCCTTCTAACTCAAGCAAATCCTAACAAAATCATTGGGCTCCTATTCCTACCAAATCCTATATGAATTAATGtgtatatcaaatacatatgaatttTTTACTTAACTCTTTGTCCAAACTTTAAAATCTATGATATGATCGATTTTGATCACTTACAATTTGATCTCACTAACACTCACAATGTAGGGGAAGAAAATGAAATGGTTATGGTTGAGCTCGTAATGCATAGAAAGACTACAGTAGAGATCCTAATAGTGGATAAGGGCTATGATAGAGCTCCTATCAAGAAAGGGCATTCAGTATGGGAAAATAAATGAGGATTTATAGACAtagggaaaagaagaagagagatgTGATCTTTTGATCCGTAAAAAGGTGGATTAGGGGATGGACCACTTGCAATTGGACCTGAATCGTGGTCGCGATCAAGCCGCAATTGGTTGCGATCCCTCCCTGATTTCACTGCCCTTCCCCCCCTAAGTTATAGTTTGGGTCACGGCGGATGGTCGAAGGCCGCCCCACGCTTGGAGTCGGACTACCTGGCCACTTGCCTACTACCGGTGGCCTCCGGCCATCCGCTCCTACCTAAACTATCACCTAGGGGGACGGTGAATCCAGGGAGGGATCAAAATCAATTGCTGTCGAATTGTGACCACTATTCGGCCACAATTACAAGTTGTCTATCTCCTGATCCACTTTTTTGTTAACCAGAGGATCTACCCTTGTTGGGGGAGGCAGGATCTAAACCAATTTTTATTTATCAACTTTGATAGTTTAGCAATATAAAATAAGTTAGAtgacaaattaagttaggttaatatTGGTGAATCTCTTAGTACCTCACGATAATCTTGATGTggttaaccaagttaagttaggtcctgtatatttgatccttgtgtcttaGTATGCAGGActttaagaacacaagaagtcgagcggaagacgcagctagcgagaaggatgacacggaaagggagccgacgggcttggtgcatccgagggacgaggtgctgcagaagagtacatcggtggacgagaaggacgtgcgtgactttcgagggacaagaagccggggagaaagcctgctcgaggagaaaatcggaagatgggtctgggtgagcccaattccggatAGACGAAATCACCCAGGCAAACGGAGCAGTAGAAGAGCAAAACAGAGCTGTTAGAGTTACAATAGGCGCCTCCAACGCTACAGGAGGCACTCTCGCGCCTTTCtggtggaagacgccttcaaactattgaaggtgccttcaagccttcaatcacttgaaggcaccttagacTGGCAAAAAGTGGTCTTTAGCAAGGATAAAGTCTTATCCTCGCTTGCttcgctgaaggcgccttccagcttgttggaggcaccttccaacctCAGATAgaattttccaggagctataaaaagacccctggaactAGAAAATCAACAACAACTCTAGTATTAATTTCCTAGCACATTTCTGTGCATTCAACGAGCATaataggcttctccacctacacgaaggagatcttttcagtgCTCTTttctatcttggattaacaaccacctaggttgtaaccaagtaactccttagtgtctataatttattagttgtttattttttttaaagtatgctactaatctaagttggAAGATCGAGAAAGGTACATGTTGTTCTTGACAGGCAATTCACTCCCTCTTGCTGACCGCACGGGTCCTAACACAATCATGTGTCGAAGTTCTCGAGTAGGGTTAAGTTGTATAAATGTGgttgataaaaattttaaattatatttagccTATTACTTTAATGCATTTGTCAAGCAGTAAAAAAAAAGCTTTCTAGAAAATTAGAGAAGCTCAAAGTATATAAAATATGATCAAGCATGAAAAGATGATAGATAAGAGATAAATGAAAGATGCAAAAGCATTGGCAAATAGAACATGTCAATAAGTGGGGAGGGGGAGCTCAGAGGGGGCTAATAAAAGGGGGGAACCGAATACCCATGTAGTGTGAGAGCGATGAGAGTCTTAAACGATCAACCTTTGTTTGAAAAGAGTGCTAGGATAAAGATAGTTTGGGGCGAGATGTTGAAACGTGCTTGCCTAACCCGTGAGTTGACAGGGGGGGAGGGGGGTGCCCAGCCCAACCCACGTTCCAACAGCTCTCCCCAAACTATCTTTACCCTGGCACTCCTTCCAACTTCCAATCAAAGGTTGATCGTTTAAGATTCACACTATATGAATTTCCCCGCCTTTATCAATATCTTAcgccctttttttttttgcatctatGCGCGACCGAGCCGCCTAAAATATATTCCAGTGCCTCAATTataaaaatcaaatttttttttcccttttttgatttttatgaGGTGCCTAAGATTGATCTCGGCGCCTCAGTACATGTAGagatttttttgtttatttttttagctCCAGGGTTAAGCTAATTAGAATTTATCTTTAGGGTTTAAGAGTTAAATTatagtatttaagttaaaaattttaaaacaaataaaattttaggtGCTTATGGGGTATAGTATATAGTTTTTTTTAcaatatgtaattttttttattttttctaagcTTTTGGGTTTTGGATTTAGGATTTGGGATCTAGGaattagtatttaaaatataGTATTTAGAGTGTCTATTATCTTTTTTACGATTtaggattttgaattttaaatttgggGTATAATATTTAGGTGACGTTTGGTAAGGTGTAATGTGTCTtataatgtaatcaggattacattataaggctgattattttgtttagtttacTTTTAAACTTGCAATGTAATGTAATCTCAATTATAAAAAgtaatgaagttttgtaatctagattataaagcaaatactatgtaatctgattacattacgaggtcatcgtttaaccaaaatttgaatATTAAATATATCCCTAGTCCGCCGCCCGTTGGTCGTCGCCCGTCAGTCGTCGTCCGACTACCGCCCGCTCGTCGCCACCACTGCCGGTCGACCGTCGGCGCCCCTATAGCCGCCATCGGCCGTTATCGTCGCCCGTTGGCGACAGCCGAAGGTTGTCGGCGGCGACGGCCGAAGGTTTGTTGGCGGCGACGGCCGAAGGTTGTCGACGGCGACGACTGACGGTTGCCGATGGCGACGACCGACGGTTGCCGATGGCGGCGACCGCTAGTTGACGATGGCGATCGCAAGCTCCAGCAAAGATGCAACGACGACCACCAGTAGAAGTCacaggatatttttatcattttataataatacgaattacatttcttataaaaaataataaacatcaaataaaagaatgtaatcacccttgtaatcaaagattacatacattacattaccaaacgtagtaatgtaatcaagattacattacattacattataaatttgattacattacaagctcgaTTATATTACACCCAACTAAACGAAGCCTTAGGGTGGTAGGATTTAAGgaatttaggattatttttaaaaaaaaaatactctaaacTAAAACTCAAAGCGCCTGGATCAATTCCAGATGCCTCAAGCACATGTCGTACACATACGCGGATGAGCAATCACGCAACAAATcactcctatatatatatatatagaggagtGATCTCCTGCGCactcgcacagtgcgcgactgtgcgcgcgcaCAGGAGATcgctcgttttttttttttttttgatttttttaatattttaaatttaaaaaatcaattaaaaaatttaacatttccttatataaatttttaataccttaatatattccctcaacatattacaatactcaataaatacttaaattaattttattttaattttttttaaaaccaaacactataacctaattgggaagcctaaactctagaggtaaaatctaaaaaaaaaaataactttaacactataaccaaaacctgaaccctataaataaactcttaaaaaaatattttattttttattttttattaattattttttaattcataaatttaaaaaaaacatttgttATCCTGCGCGTTGGATCATAAGACctgaatatatattatatatatatatatatatatatatatatatatatatatatatatatatatatatatatacacacacacttaGTGGATCTACCACCTCAGCGCCCCCTAGAGTCGACTCCAGGGGTATGGAGAGAAGTAAATTCAGGTACACAAGTAGGAGATGCATGATCAAATGAATTTTAGGTTGTGAGTTCTTGCGAGATTCGACCTTTGGTTATTACACCAGAAATAGAAATGATACTCTAAGGATCTTATGTCGCACACCCCGTGagcatcataattttttttatttaattttttctttaatgTTATAACTTAATCtctaaattctaaaaataaaatcttaagtATGCAGTGGACCGTCCGCATCATAAATTTGAGAGAGAGACTTTTATTATTCTACTCATCTATCTATCAACAATTCACGACCCTtcgtgttatttttttttttattgaaattctCATGTAGTTTCTTTAGTGTAATTTTACCCCTACACTTTATAAAGTGTTGTTGAAAGGTCCTCTGTATTATCATTTTACCACACCCCCATATTTCAATAAAACGGGAAACAAAATAATAGTAGTAAGGGTTGTTTGATTCTTttttaggaataggaatcggaatgagaatcatagtaTTGTAGAATGGGAATAGATATGAGCataaatattactcttaaaaataatatttgattagttgaatattttctatcgaaataaattaattttttttttacccttaaaagaaaatcagagaaaaaaatagatgtgagagaaaaacaTGATGaaagagagagaatgatgagagaaaaagtgtgatggaaaagaatgaagagagagaaagtatgatgagagaaaatgaggaaaaagagtgtgatgggagaaagcatgatgatagaagatgagagaaaaaatatgatgagagaaaaaatatgaagagaggagatgaagagagagaaagtgtaatgagaaaaaatgaagagagagtgtgtgatgggagagattgaggagagagaaagtatgataagagagaaagtgtgatgagaaaaaataggaaagcgaatgtgatgggagagattgaggagagagaaaatatgatgagaaagaaagtgtgttgagaaaaaagggagagagtgtgatgggagagattgaggagaaagaaagtgtgatgagatagaaaacatgatgagagaaaaagtgtgatgagaagaaagagaaaagagagtgtgcatatttgagagattgaggagagagaaagtacgatgagagagagtgtgatgagaaaaaaaatagggaagagagtgtgatggaagatattaaggagagagaaagtgtaataagaaaagaaaatgtgatgagaaagaTTAAGGAGAGAAAAGTGAGTGATAAAATGAGgatagagaaaatatgatgagagagaacaaggagagagaaagtgatatgaaaaaataaataaataaatatattttgatatttgatattaaggggaaaatttttaattttggatcaagagtatttttgaaataagggaatattttgattgttgaaaacagagtaatgactcattgaaggaggGAGACATGAGAATAAATCATTATCCAATAATAagaattcattcccttatttgtatttccattcttataatccaaacatcaacaatgataATCAATGATTGTTATCCTCATTCCCTACTTTTATTCtcctaaaccaaacaccccctaaatttATCAGAGACATTTAAAAAAAACAGTAAAAACCTTCTATTAATATGTTCAAATGAGCAGGACCTTAATTCATAAGTCAtcgtaatttatttttaaaaaaaactccttGATCCTTGTCACCGCATAAGCAGAAAAGAAAGGGCAAAAAAATCAAAAACTTATTAGAAAATAGGGTTTTTACACTGCCACAGACTATGCATATGACTATAAGGTAGACGGTAATTTAAGACTGATGCTTTACAAACTAAACTCAGAAAGCAACAACTGTCTCAAATTAAATCTCTCATTCCCTTTAATCGTCAAGTATTTCCTCAACTAGAGAATAACTGAATAAAACAATAGCAGGACCTGTGAATTGAAGAAAATGAAGACTGCCCTGTGCTAGTGAAATGGATGCTTTGCTAAATATACAGGACCAGTACATCTCCATAAGATTTCAAATGATTACATACACCAGCTTGACTGAAATATGAATGCAGGAATTCTGGTACGCCCTTCCGTCACATATACAACGCCCGGTTGCAACATAAAGTTGCTGCCAAGACTAAAGTGTAGAAAGGCTTCCATCTGGAGATCAAGTTGACCTTTGGCCATTCCTCTCACTTTCAAACCCCATCCTACCTCTTCGTAAGGGATATCAGATAAAAACATCCCCCATTTTAGGATGCCTGAATTTGACTTCTGCACCTCCAACCAAACCCCTAGTTTGGTGCTGTCGTCGACCTCTGAATCTAGCATTATTGCAATTGCTCCTGGTGACTTTGTTAATGGAGTGTCAACTGATTCTTTTTTAATCTTAGATGCTTGAGCAACGCCACTAGATCCAGTTTGTTGTCTCACATTGTTGAGTGGCACGGCAAGTGTGCCAAACTTCATAAAGCCAGTTGCTGGACTTTGCCAAAGACCGGAAATGTTTACTCTCACCTCCTCATATGGTTGATAAGAAACTCTTGCAAATGTGCTCAAGAAAGTCCTTTCACTAGAAGAATCATGTGGCATTGCAATGCCAGAAAACAATTCAGCAAAAGAAGCTTTTATCTTTGATCTTTTAAATGATATACCAATAGCACCATCATGATGTTGGTCAAATAAAGGTGGCCAAGATGGAGCAAAACCACTACGACAATGAACCTGCACAAAGCATACACTGTAGTGTTAGCACAGATGTCATTAAGAGTGCTCTGACAACCTTTTTTTTCTCAATATCCTTCACATTTTAGATGTCACCTGCTTATGATTTTGATGGCCGGTGGCAAAGTGACCACCTTGTGCGCCTAACGCAATGAAGATTGAAGATGCTAATTTTCTAAGATGCGTTGAGTACATCAGATTTTCCAACGCCAGAGCATGACCATGCCCAGTCACAAACTCTGCAATTAGAGAATCTTTATGCCGGACAAATGTCTCAAATATTAACCTTGTATTAATGCCTGTCTTTATTCCAGCTCTATGTAGAACCTCAGATGATTGTTGGACATCAttttccccaaacatcaaaaatccaACCACATCAATTATTCCTTTCACTTGTGTAGTTCGTTTTAGGGAAGGCCATCCTTTGCCAAATTTAAAGGGAAGCATGTCTTCAATGTTGCCCTGCTTGTCGGCTAACTTCATTATTTCAGAAATTGCTTCTTGATGTAAATTCTTTACTTCCTTTATCTACAAAAGTTTCATTCGTGCAAAAATGGAGTTATTTTACTGACATAAGTATAAGGCAACTCAGTAGTTATATAATATAGAACTAAAATTTGTTAATATTGCATGGGAGAAATAAGAGGACCTGCTCAAATCTCTGATCATTAAAGAGGCTAGAATAGTTTGGTCTAGTGATAATCATGCTAGATATGGTGGCTTTTTGCCAATGTTGGGGGTTCAAATCCATAACAACATTGGCAAACTAGTGGAGAATGAGAAAGTCACACATCAATGTGACATAGGGACACCTCATAAGCAAGCTCAAAAGACAAAAGAACACCACTTTTATGGCCATTGATTGTAAATATCTTGCTTCATTGTAAGGATGGTTTAACATATTTGTACAAGCACTAAGCAATATTTGTTAGTGTAATCGTGCCCTTAGTGATTAGGACCGATCATGAGTTTAATGTTTggacaaagagtttaagttaaaatcataTTTGTATCTAATATGTGTATGAAATCGTGCAGAATTTGATTGAGATGCACATGGAGATTTGATGTGGCCAAAGTTGTTTATAACTCAATGACTCGAGGTCCATTGGAGATAGGAAAAGGATGGTATAGGGACATTCAAGGGGCCATAAGATGAGGAGAATCAAAGAGCAACTGAGTTGGAGGAGGCAAACTACAAGTGAAGCATGAAGGATAATACGAGAAGCAAGTTgagggctcggtgcattcgaaggATGGGTAGCCTAATAAGAGATGGCTCATTCTCTTATATAAGTTGTGAGTTGAGAGACTTATACCAAGGAGAGGATAGGAGAGGGTAGTATTCAATTTAGGCGAAGACTTGACTTTAAGATGGTCATAGTTGACGATCCAGCCGACTAAAGGTTGTCTTCAATTCAATTGGCGATTGAGTCAACCAGTAGTTAACTCAAGTGCattgaataaaatatttttattagtgGTTGAGTTAACTAGATAATCGACTGATCTGTTATTACCATCAGTCAAGAATTCCACTTGACTGATGGTGATAAAGTAGTTCAAGTTGATTAGTCAACAAAATATTTCTATTCATGGTTGGTTGATTGATCTAGCATCAGACAACTAATAATGAATTGCAAACGACTAATGACATAGTAGAACAACTACAATAAGCAGTAGATCTGACAAGGCAAAACATCAACGATTTCATAACCGAAAGGTTATAGTGGATGAGTCAACCAAAGGTGGATCTCAGTTGGCTAAAGTAGTCATTAGCAGATTACAAGCTAAAGTGATTGAAAAAAAGTATAGTGATGGTGGATCTAATCGATTAATCAGCATCAGCACACTAGTGTACAGGAAAGTGAAGCTGAAAAGGATTGAAGCCTATAAAAGGGACCAAGGGGAGCATTTAAAGGTTAATGTTCCTAAGATACGATTCTTGAGATACTATTCTAATTATTTAAGCTTTTTTATATATTCTTTCTCTTCATCTTTTAAGATTCAAATTGTAATTTTGCAAAGAGCTTTAAGAAATTTCTCCACCTTTGGAAGAAGTCGGAGAAGGAGAAAATTTAGTGTTTCTTTCGGGAGCGACATGCTGACAGAAGCTGAAAAGGCTATGCAGTAAGAAAGgtttcaaacaatattatttcaaGGTGTTAGCATTTGTgttattatttatgtaatttCCATTGCATACTTTATAGCATATTGAATTTGTTGGAAAAAGATGATAAAGATCACTGAAAATAAGGAATAAAGATCATGATAAGGACCATTGGAAATAAAGGTAAGGATCACTGAAGATAAGGATAAAAATCATCTAATTAACCATGATGTAAATTAGGCCTAATTCTTAGACTTAATTTTAGGGATTTTTTCCTAAAGTTAGAGATAAGATAAAGATCATAGAGTTGTATATATATTTGTATTATTTTTCAATGGAAATACAAATTTCTTCATAATTCTTTTCTGATTTCATTGATTttatggtattagagcaaggtacCGATCATACCAAGAGTTCGATCATGGATTCGTCAAAGTTCCTTGGAACCATCATTGCAACATAGAATATGAATCATTCTCTACAGATTATCCAACACATACGAAATGGGTTAAATTTCAAAGAATGATTTCAGTCCATTCTTTTGGTGATTTGAGGAAAAGGAAAAGTGGGTTATCTAACTAGTGAGACGTCAATACCAAAAACCAGTAATGCAATGTACAACGTATGGGAAGCCGAAAATTACATTGTCATGGCTTTAATTCAATGGAGCCTCAAATTGGAAGGACTTACCTATTCTACAAAAATGGCCAAGAAATCTTGAATGTGGTCCAAGAGATGTACTCGGATTTTCAAAACACATCTCAATGTTTTGAAATCCGATCAATTCCACAAAACATGAAGCAAGGATCAACGTCCATGATTGAGTATTATGATTGGCTAAATGATCTATGGCAAGAATTGGATCTGTTTTACATAATTCCATGGAACTGGGTTGAGGATGGAGTGTTGTATAACAAGGCCTTTGAAAAAGATGGTATATTTGACTTTCTTCAAGGCCTCAACAAAAACTTAGATGAAGTACGAGGTCACATTCCAGGAGTCAAACCTCTTCCTTCACTCAGTGAAGCATTTTCTGAAGTTCCACTAGAAGAAAGTAGGAAGAAAGTTATGTTGAAGCCTTCCACTGTCAACGTCGCAGAAGAGCAAGCACAAGGATCTGTGTTAGCAGCCACTCGTCCACAACTCCATAAACAGAGGGAAAACCAATTATGGTGTAAGCATTGTGAGAAGCCAAATCACACCAAAAAGACATATTGGGACATTCATGGAAATCCCCTAGATTGGAAGCCACAGAATCAAAGGAAAGGCAAACCATCAACCCACATAGCATAATCTAGTGAGCTAAAGAAAACTCCTCCAGCACCTTTTACTCTGGGACAAATGGAGATTTTGAAGTCCATATTCTATAAAAATTCTGAAATTTTGGACTCCACTCCTAAGGCTGCAATCACCCAACGACGTAATATCTCATCAACCTTGTTATCACAAAGAAATGATAAAGATAAATGGATTATTGATACGGGTGCATCTGACCACATGACGGGGCAATGCATAGCTTTTTTGAATTACAAAATATGCACTGATGAAGTGAAAGTTTTAGTGACAAATGGAACTACAATTACAATGGCAGGGATTGGAGATATTCTTGTTCAAGGACATCAATTAAAATCTGTCTTACATATTCCAAGTTTAAAATTCATCTTATCTGttagcaaaataattaaggatcaAGACTTGAAAGTAACATTTCTTAATGATTGTTGTGTATTTCAGGATTAATCTTTGAGAAAGATGATTGGCAATGTTGAAGAATGAAGAGGTCTCTACTATCTCACTAGTTCTTCCTTGAAACCAAAGCCACCAATTACTCTCTCTATATCTAGTTCAATAAATTTAGAGGTGCTCTTACTACCTAGACGTTTAGGACATCCGAGTTTTCAATATTTGAACAACTTGTATCCAAAATTATTCATTAATAATGATTCATCTTTTCCACGGTGAGTTATGTATCCATGCTAagcaaaccaaaaaaaaaattatccaatgCACAATTATCAATCTTCTAAATCATTTCACCTTGTTCATAGCGATATTTGGGAGGCAGCAAGGGTGAAGGATTTAGCAGGCAAGAGATGGTTCATCACATTCATAGATGACCATACTTGTGCTTGCTGGGTCTATCTCCTTAAACATAAATTTGAAGTTGAGTATGTATTTCTGTAATTTCATATAATGATAAGGAATTTATTCCAATGTAACATCCACATATACCTCACAGATAATGGAGGAGAATACTTAGGGATTACCTTCTTCAAAATGGCATTTTTCATCAAAGCTGATGTCCAtctacacctcaacaaaatgagaTTGCATAACGAAAAAATCGCCATCTATTAGAAGTGGCAAGATCTCTCATGCTCACAAATTTTGTCCCTCATCGCTTTTGAGGTGATTCCATCTTAAAAGCAGCCTATCTCATTAATAGGCTTCCatcaaaagtttttaaattcaGCACATCAATCAATTATCTCCAAAAAAAATTCCCTCATATTCGTatttttaactctctcccaccaaaAGCATTTGGGTGTCCAATGTTTGTACATGACAACAGTCCTAAACATGGGAAACTTAACCTAAAAGGCCTCAAATGCATCTTCATTGGCTACTCACCCACTCAAAAAGGATACAAGTGCTACAATCCTATCACAAGAAAAGTCTATGTACATTCTTGGAGAATGAGTCCTTCTATTCCAATGATTCTTTTCATTAGGAGAATTTAAGGGAAGCTAATCATTGGGACCCTTCAATCTCGTTACCTCTGTCACCCTTACTCATTGGGACTCCCCCACCTTCTTCATCATATGATGTAATCACATAAATTAGTCAAGGGAGAGAACCTTTAGAACCTTTGCGGCTTTTACAACAACCAAATGAACCAATTCTTTACTTAAGGAGGCCCGAGTTACTCACCAGGTCCAATCATCATAACTGATGACGGATCCACCACAAGATCCGGAAGGAAATATTCCTATAGATGATCTGATGTTCCCATTGCTCTAAGGAAAGGGACAAGGACGTGTACCCACATCCAATTGAAAGGTATGAATCTTACGACCGGTTTGTTGGATCGATGCGCCAGGagagtgaatagcgctcatggcttttcaTGTTCGTTTAAAATTCAGAGTAAAATGCAGCGAAATAAATAAAGAACAGAAGTAAGCTAACAggtttgtttttatttggttcggagtctttgATGACTCATActtcaaggcccgcgatcgtcgaTCGCTTTCGTTGAACAATCCACTATCAGTTTGAATATTACAAGAATATTTGAAATACAATATCGATACAAATATTTTTGACTTCAGTTGTCAAAGCAGCGTTTGGGCATAGTCGAGCCGTTTCTGGAGCAACGCACAAGAGCGAAAGTCGTTCGAATTGTTGTCTTGAAGTTGCTggtcgaaccctccttttatagcccactccgggtgcctggatccacCTCCGGGCACTCCCACTGGGCTGACATGGGTACACCTCATCAAAACTTCATCCTAGAAGTTTATTcatgtccgagcgcccggaccgttGAAGTGGGTCGGCCAGTCGACGCATGACACTGCAGCGCGAACATGAATTTTACTGGTCCGGACACCTGGAGCAACTCCGAGCGCATGAACCGTCTGAGTGCCCATAGTGACGAAGGGTGGCCAAACTGTCCCGAGCGCCTGGTTCCCTCCCTGGGCGCTCAGACGTCCGGGCGCCTGAAGCCCTATTTTCCAGCCACCTTGCAATCTTAATCACCTGCACCACAGAGTTAAAAACAAGCAATAATATGTAAAGCAAGGTAATATTTGGCAATCTCCGGACTGTCAGGTCTTGACTTTGAatttcactgaaactctaggtcagactgacacctactgttccctgtTCAGAGAACACATCCTCTCCTACTCCTATCAGGAGAGATTATCTTTTGCCAAACCGGTCCTCAga is drawn from Zingiber officinale cultivar Zhangliang chromosome 1B, Zo_v1.1, whole genome shotgun sequence and contains these coding sequences:
- the LOC121985418 gene encoding uncharacterized protein LOC121985418 isoform X2, producing the protein MALFASLADKIGGVVKGIFPPKGADSSRHNPIKEVKNLHQEAISEIMKLADKQGNIEDMLPFKFGKGWPSLKRTTQVKGIIDVVGFLMFGENDVQQSSEVLHRAGIKTGINTRLIFETFVRHKDSLIAEFVTGHGHALALENLMYSTHLRKLASSIFIALGAQGGHFATGHQNHKQVHCRSGFAPSWPPLFDQHHDGAIGISFKRSKIKASFAELFSGIAMPHDSSSERTFLSTFARVSYQPYEEVRVNISGLWQSPATGFMKFGTLAVPLNNVRQQTGSSGVAQASKIKKESVDTPLTKSPGAIAIMLDSEVDDSTKLGVWLEVQKSNSGILKWGMFLSDIPYEEVGWGLKVRGMAKGQLDLQMEAFLHFSLGSNFMLQPGVVYVTEGRTRIPAFIFQSSWCM
- the LOC121985418 gene encoding uncharacterized protein LOC121985418 isoform X1 produces the protein MALFASLADKIGGVVKGIFPPKGADSSRHNPDSSSGKIMGNYEEQEGLYYLTSYSLKPKPPVTLSMSSSINSEIKEVKNLHQEAISEIMKLADKQGNIEDMLPFKFGKGWPSLKRTTQVKGIIDVVGFLMFGENDVQQSSEVLHRAGIKTGINTRLIFETFVRHKDSLIAEFVTGHGHALALENLMYSTHLRKLASSIFIALGAQGGHFATGHQNHKQVHCRSGFAPSWPPLFDQHHDGAIGISFKRSKIKASFAELFSGIAMPHDSSSERTFLSTFARVSYQPYEEVRVNISGLWQSPATGFMKFGTLAVPLNNVRQQTGSSGVAQASKIKKESVDTPLTKSPGAIAIMLDSEVDDSTKLGVWLEVQKSNSGILKWGMFLSDIPYEEVGWGLKVRGMAKGQLDLQMEAFLHFSLGSNFMLQPGVVYVTEGRTRIPAFIFQSSWCM